TGCACCCTTagattgcagattttcaaatagtggtATCAAATatggtcctatcctaacaaactatacatcagtggaaagcttatttattcaactttcagatgatgtatgaatctcactttcaaaaaattgacccttgtgactggttttgtggtccagggtcacatttaattaACACATAGTATtgtattaaacaagaaaaaaaatcaaccaattcATCAATAAATGTTTGTTCCGAACATGCAATTGTCATACTACTCTCTTCGCTCAAAAAGGACACTGTGAAggacgatttatttatttatttaagtgaaTGGACATGCATGGAGACTTTTAACTTTTACGCCCAGCCTTTCACAATAATCTTCCTGGATTTTATAAAACTCTCCACGTGACCGCGAAAAGAACTTATTTTTCTGACGAGGCCCCGCCTTTTAAGAGCGTGCGAGCTCCTTCCAGCCAATCAGACAAAGAGGCGTGGCCACATTAACCAATCCTTTACCTCAGCGGCTCATCTACGTCATGACGCAATTAGTTTTGCGACGCGTTCCCATTGACACTTCGAAAGACAACATAGCAGTAAACTACATTAGCAAGGTCGAAAGTCGGACAATAACGTAGACTTTGTACTTTATGCTCGTCCAAAGGTCTTGTTTTCCTGACGACGGGCTCTTGCCTTTTGGTAACATCACGGGTCAATAGCAGCAGAGTGCTCTGCACGTCCTCAGAGGTTATTTTCGTGAGTGCAGTGGTAGCATTTAGCTTGTTTAGCAGTCATGGCTATGATGGGGCTGAGAGCTTCTTACCACAGAATCCTCGACAGGATCGAGCATGTGCTGCCGGCTAAACTGAGACCCATTTATAACCACCCTGCAGGTAACACAAATGCTGTTAGCGTGACAGCTTATTTGTCACTGATACTGATCCTGTTAACCTCTTGAGGTGACCGCACACCCTGAAGTGACGGTGCAGCCAGAGAGACTGCTACCTGATCAGGTGTTTTTGTCTCATCAAGGTCAAAAATCAAAGCGACTCCAGTGCTTTAAAATAAAGGTACTAATGAACTTGGTGCACGAATAGATCAGAATTAGTCTCCTTCGATGCATAACTTAGAATGGAATTGaggtttattatattaataaattatagtcactgtataatattacattttattattattattatttgttttatttattttttgatgtgttgTTGACACTGGTCTGCAGTTCTGGTCTTGCCATacttgcttttgtgtttttgccattttcagtgATTTTGAGTGCAAACCAGGGCTTACAAATCGTTTTAAAAAcgtatttacaaatattataagtGAGAATTAACACTGtcttttcattttgatcaattgGTCAGTGAAAGAATGTGCCTAAACCTGTTAAATTGAATATGTTTAAactcatttttaatgtattttcaaattttgGGACACTACTAATGCCTTTAAAGTCTTGATTTATGTGATTGTAATTTTCcaattagtattatatatttatgattttaaacaataatCCATTGTACATGTAAGATTTTAAGtgtacatttaatgaaaaagtaaaaaactgtattctgtactgtactgtatttgtggaaagtgccctTGAAGAAACAGAAAATCGTTCTATGTAATAATCTCTGTTGCTGAATTACTGAAAATATTTCCTGTTCTAATAATCTCACATGAGTTCTCTAAAGGGAGTTAAAGTGTTTATAGTTCTAGTCACTGGTGATAGAATAAATATAGATCAAATTACATGTGTGTTGATGATAAGCAGAGATTGACTGACAGGaatctaaaaaaaagatttaaacaaaAGAACAGATTTTGACCTCAGCTTCACGTTTGGCAGAGGGAGGGGTCATATTAAGCACTAGAGATGACTGATCttttattaaatgatattaaaagttgtctttttaatgcagattgttttttttagatgatcTAATACAAACTTCTTGTATTATGAAGATCACTGATGGCTGGAACTCCACTAAGCTGATCAGTACAGTTAGTCTTGTTGAATATTTAAACATTGATTGTTAGCAAATAATAATCCATAACGGGTTTAACATTTGTACCATCAGccattgtatattgtatttctTATTGAAAATCACTTAAAGTCATCAGTGCCATCAGCTCACAGGCATGCAGGTTCAAGTCTGTGTACtgtgtaaattttacatttacctTCATATTTTAGAAAGATATTATACATATTTGCTATGAAAACACAGCCACAAAATGTACTGGCAAAAACAagcatttaatgtaaaaatcacCCAAaattctcttctgtgtcagtacgtttttttgtactgttttgtatGTTGAAACACCTGATTGCTGTCACAATTACACACATTCTTTGAGAATATTTGACCTGTGAAACATAAGTTTAACTGTACTGATTTGCTTTATTTCTTAGGTCCAAAGACGGTTTTCTTCTGGGCACCAATGTTTAAATGGGTAAGATTAATAACACACAGGATCTGGATGTTCTTTGgattaattgatatatatatatatatatatatatatatatatatatatatatatatatatatatatatatatatatatatatatatatatatatataaataactgttacATTTCTGATTTCACACAGGGTCTGGTCATAGCTGGCTTTGCAGACATGACACGTCCAGCAGAGAAACTCAGTACCTCCCAGTCTGCTGTGTTGACAGCCACGGGTATATCTCACACAGTAaccaattcttaaaaaaatacctGAACAATTCAAACATCCCAGTCTCCCTCACTCTCTGTTATTCAGGTCTTATTTGGTCCCGGTATTCCTTGGTTATTATACCCAAGAACTGGAATCTCTTTGCTGTAAACTTCTTTGTTGGAGGTGCAGGAGGATCACAGCTCTACAGAATATGGAAGTGAGTACTCTCATTCATCTacacactaaaatcatgttaatggGGAAACAGGTAAAAGGTGAATGTTCTTGATTTTAGACTTTTGTCCAGTTTCCAAACAAACCTTCAGCTGACGCAAACAGTCTGGCAGTGAAGTGCATCAAGTCTTGCGTAAAAGCCATCTGATATCACGTCATTCACAACAGCTGCATGTGATTCATTTCTGGATCTGTCAATGGCTgtgacaaaaaaagtgaaacttcaagtcaacattattttttttaaaattattattagaaatgatATCTgtgcacatatttgtttattttattcacatgCCCTCGTAATATTAAATCCAAACATCCTTTCCTCCCCCTTGCACTGACACCTCTTCTCTTCTCTGACGATGTGTTCACTGTTGCGAGGGCGGGACAATAACATCTCCCCTTCAGCAATAGCAAATAacaatgatccaatcaattcctgctGGACCAAATTAAATCCTGCCCTACATTCATTTTTATCTCGTTCAAGCAGCGGTTTCGCTTGGATATACATCACAATAGGGTAGAAAAGAGGAACGTAACTTCCATTTCATGCCGagaagtagggctgggcgatatatctaacgatatgatcatgcgtatcctgggccggacttaccattgggcttgagtgggctgcagcccatgggccccACCTTGGAGGGGGCCCCGCCTTTGcccatttatgtttgtttgatttgttcattattatacgctattcagaattcattcattattaaccGCATTTCCACTGCGCAGGCGAGCAGTGTTGCCAAGCCAGCGCTTTCCCCGCGGAAtttggctactttaacactgtttctGCGGCGGGTTgattttcatgtccgcgggtttaaGCGACCACAAGAACGTGATATTTATTCCCTAAAATGCGATTTTTACCAGGGGACCCCTCGAAATGCGATTGGGTTACTttaggctagttttgagtaccaattgggcaggttttgtcgtgaaaacctggcaaccatgcAGCGCAAGATCTAAACGGGCAAGCTGAGGCTACTACAGCTTACAACTACAACTAGACCTTCAAgttcacaatcaaacagcataaactggtattCATAAACTGACATTTCACATAGAAGGACACTGAATCGCGTTTGCATCAATTGGTTTGTTATCACATGGCTACTTCAGCTCCATTAAGCTTTTAGCCCAGAAGAGCGCACATTTATAAAGATAATcataaattctcaaatgttcacacctcattttttttacagaggatgattttatattaatatattaatgttgcactaaattatgcgatcatctgatgagttttgagcGCTCTTTCTTATCTTACTGCCATTACACATAGTGGGGAAgatatgtcattaaaatgattttaaataaaaaatgactatttAATGAGTTTCTGCTTTTATAACATAGCTATGCCTATGATGTAGGACTtagcctatcacacaaacaagtccgttttttatatatatatatatatatctgcaagATCGCAAATGTATagtaaacaacaacttacagaatTCCGTTTTGCTAtgtcagaaagaaaatagaacaaacagcagaaccgcTGCATCTCCaaagtgttttgttcctcagggTTACACGGACCAGTAAATGATTCAAAGTAgtcgtttgcaaagttaaatgaatcagctttttaaaaagaattggTTGATTCAACTCAatcattaagacagtcacttgctgccacctactggcggttgtagtttcatatttaaataaaagtagcttattttatatttttaatatttctacattaaaatgtaatatttaaaacttaacatttatgcacaatccatctataaattttgttgatagtgacttaatttgatttttaatagccagcatgtctttttatttgattgaatttatttattaaataagaacctgacataagaggacacagatataacaataacttttataatactaataagccaacatctgttttttttttttgttgtttttttttgctcaaagttatttcagtgttttgattctcaactgagagaacacatcctgtttattatattataatgaatatttaatattacatttaaattatgactatagcctagacatgttgcatattaattgtactgtttATAAGCCTTAAagcatgtttgttcattttgtgttactccataatgattttctatttgagggcatttgtattgtaggtatagggcccaaacataacctcaagcccgcctgcctaagtcctgccctgtgcgtatctagtcagtaaagccggttccctgattagcgctaaatcgccatcacctgctttcaaatggagcggcatttaatagacagagccgtagttcactgacaagctatgcaatatcacgttcattatcgaaggcgattcatctgcgaaaatgaacgcgatattgcgtaccttgtcagtgaactacggctctgtctattaaatgccgctccatttgaaagcaggtgatggcgatttagcgctaatcagggaaccggctttactgactagatgcgcatgatcatatcgttcgatatatcgcccagccctaccgaGAAGGACACAGGGGCGCCAGCTATGTagatgtatataataaaatagcttATTAAAAGGAAACAGCTGCATTGTCTAATACTATGTTAcctaaaatgatatatttatatattgttttcccACTTgaagtgtacttatttttttattattattgaagatTTTTTGCACCCAAACCACTCATAATTTTATTTCTCATGACCATTTTCCACCCTCTCTCTAAATAAAACGGTATGCTTTATTGCTGTTGTGCCATTAAAGAACaaccttttttcacattttatctGCTGTGAACTCAGGTTGCTTTAACAAGACTGGTAGCAATAAAGCAGACCGGACCTTCCAGCATATTGTGTAATTTAGGTGTGTGACCAAGTTGGGGGATGTTCAATATATGAGCTCTTATTCCCCTCAGGTATAACCGGGAACAGAAGGCAAAGGAGAAGGAAGCTCAGGCTTGATAGCAGTGCTGTGTAAAGGGCATCCAGAGGACCGAAAGGGCCTCTCCTCGACTGGTACCCCAGTAACTTGCCCTCCATCAGCAGTCATCCAGTAGAGCCTCCACATACTTTCTTCATGATCAGAGATCATCTGATTCTTTTAGAGTTCAGGTCATTGTCCCGTGCCACTAGTACCTATAGCAACTATTAATATGGTTATTAACGCACAAAATGTTACATATTCATATTAGTATGACTGTACATTCTTTTAAAGGATTGTGTTTCAAATGCATCTTGATAAAGGTGTTTTCCATCCAATATACTTGAGTTACTGTCATAATTCTTACCACTGAGTGAATTTCTTCACTTTGCTTCTGTCATACTTATCAGAATGTCTCCAAATAAATTTGAGAAAAGTCTCTTTCATTACATGCATTTCTTAGGAAATATTTATAAGAGAAACTAATTGTTTGTCAAACCCATACATTACAAAATACGCACTGAACTGTACTGTAATACTGGAAATTTTTGATTAACATCGAAATGaagtaatattaaaatcaaatttattataaGCGTCTTGCCCTTATAATCAAGTGTACTGTTCGTCTGTGCATTAATCTGTCTAGTTATTCATCTTCATCcagcattataaataaatcacatacTTTAAAGTACTTATTATATGAAACAATTAAGGAGTATCATACTACCATATTACTCATACAATTTCTACTATTTATTCTGTTCATAGTATGCATTTTTTGTACATGGCACCAGAATGTGCAGTGTACAACCCAAGCacatgtatcccacaatgcaatgcacacaACTTGACCTGTTTCCAGTGAGACATATGAGGTGGTGTTATCAGCTGTGATTTTTAACACCTCATTGTTTTTGACTCATTATCAGACAgccaaaattattataataaagcaCTTTTAGATGACAACTAAAAATCGCTCCTAATTTATACTGTGAGGTCGCATTTGACAACAATGTAACAATGTTGTTTGAAATTTTTAGTGTTGTATTATGATGCtccaaatattatttgtaaactaAAATAGTATGTACTAAGCGCCAGTATACTACTTTCCTGCTTGGcctactgtatgtttttatgaCAGTACAGTAATGTCCCCTTGTGGTGATACAATGCCTCGCCTACAGGTTGTTTACACATATAACATTGGTTAAATAATGATTGACTATATTTCTCACCAGTTTGAAtccctgtggtaaacataacttatAAGCAGCTAGAggactgtaataaaataattatacattactcATGCAAACAAAAGACTGATGTCTGGATTGGCACCAAGTCTGTAGGTCTCACGTGGAGATGTATGCTGATACATTTTTGAGTCAGACCCACAATGATTAATTTTCTGAATGCAGTGTCCAATCTTAACAAAACATGGAACACATGCATaacaagatattctgaagaaacATGCTTAATTTCTAATGCTGAGGGCACTGTGGTATGATATATTTAGCAAAGTTATGTATGTAAAAGAGTCCCTTGGAACACAAGGCCAAATCAACCTTCATCCAGCTTGTGACTTCTTTTTTTAACACCTGTGAATGTCACCTATTAAAAGAAGTacagttttatatacatttattttatgattaataatattttcaaattcacAGTTTATTATTCTTACCTTTGTCCAGGATGTCCTGCTTTTgccccttttttaaattaatctttcattatgaatttttatataaagtattaatattatacatttttaatatttttatattaatattaaaacatttgtattccttctacaataatttaatatttgatatcATTTTCTCATCTGAGTGGATCTTACtgcatcaaaaaataatataCCAATCTGCAGTGCCAGAGATCATTCAAAAGATGTTAAGACAAGAGCAGAATGGATGCttaagaattaatttattttggtgaTTCAGAAACACTGGACGGATGAAGaattttaagaacaaaaaaaaaaaaaaatgcattagaaaCTCTGGTACAGAGACCCAATTTCATAGCTGTTAaccacataaaaatgaaatataacaaattaattcaaaaacagaTAGTGTTAAATAAGGCACATGAACTGATCATAAAGAACTATTCCAAAAAATCTGAATAACCATTTTTGgagtataaatgtcttttacaTTGCTTTTGGATACATAAAGTAGAACAAACATATGGTATGACAAATGTATACATTAACTGTTAAGgtgcttttgcattttaatacGGCCAGCAAAATCATTCTAAACATTTGAAAGCCAAACAGATAGCAAATAATAGCTGAATAGATAGCAAAAGAGCTGATCTCAAAGACAGAGGTATGGAAGATTAGCGCTAGGTCTCACcagtttcttaaagggatagttcacccaaaaatgtaaatttgatgtttatctacttacccccagggcatccaagatgtaggtgactttgtttcttcagtagaacacaaaccaagatttttaactcaaatcaaTGCAGTcaatcagtcttataatgtaagtggatgggaatcacggcacAAAACGAtcatctgtgcaagaaactgaacagtatttatatagttttttacctctgattcacacagtaccacgacaaaagccgaagaagaaggaGCTTGTCGGAAAAGCATCAGTCGTGACTGCggaaaataaatatcaaagaacagatcatttatttaaaactacaaaaaaagagacagcaacggaacagcagaagatggcattctttcaatctccacaaggacttgtaacgTACCATGAAAGAACAACTGTTTGTCGTGAACAacaatgtgatgtaatgctacattttataataaatgataagacgcttgttctttgctttgttttattttaaataagaaggtggaacattaaaatatattaaagtgcaaaaaacacacaaaactcaaatacatacagagggaggggtactagcagaccaatcacagccctTGCGGCCCGCGTAGATTTGACGtgctgtgacatttttggagaggtgcacgtcaggctatgCTACGCAAGGTTTCGACgtagaagtataaatcagccttaagtctgcaatctgccataaagcaagaagaagatgacGCCTCATgcacctgctgctgagaacgcgCACAGGAGGAcacgctcaggagagttctaatagttcggacattgcgtgaaacAGAGGCAAAAAAAaccgatataaatactgttcagtttcttgcatagACCAATCACTTTGTGTCTTGACACATCAAtttatcgtcacgagccgcagggtttaatttggttttgtttgtgtgtgtttttttttttattgtatgttttagccgtgattcccatccacttacatcaTAAGACTGATAGTGTCATGGCACAGTAAGTGAACACACCGTGTAAACAagggtctgggtccaaatgcaggtCTTTATTTAGAAgtcacaaaagtaaacaaaaaacacaactgaaaccAAATCCTGAAAACGGAACAGAAACAGGGATGCGACACAAATACCACCACTTAGTGCTTGCATCAGTCAACATTCAACAACTAAGGTCCGTGTGCTGGAGGGGGACTGAGGCAGAGCCGGCGGGATGGGGACCCCGGGCAGAACCAGCAGCCACCACAGCGGTGTGTGTGGAGCTGCCACCTTGGAACGGGCAATGGTGTACCCCGCAGCCTCGGGAGCCTGGTGAGTGGACTCCGCCGCCTTGGAAAGATCGTGAGCGGACACCACTGCCTCGGGGGGACTGTGAGCAGGCGCTGGTGCTTATGGAGCTTTATGAGCGGGCACCGCCGCCTCAGGGGGACTGTGAGCAGACACCACCACGTCGGGGGAACCGTGAGTGGGCGCCGGCGCTTCTGGAGCTTTGTGAACGGacaccgccgcctcggggaactgTGAGTGGAATCCGCCACTTCGGGAAGGCCTGAAGCGAGGCCCACCGCTTCAGAGGGAACATCAGTGGGCTCCGCCGCTTCATGAAGGCCGGGAGCGAGCCCCGCCACCTCGGAGGGATCATCAGTGGGCTCCGCCACTTCGTGAAGGCCAGAAGTGAGCCCCGCCACCTTGAAAGGATCATCAGCGGGCTCCACCACTTCGTGAAGGCCTGAAGTAAGCCCTGCCGCCTCGGAGGGATCATCAGCGGGGTCCACCACTTCGTGAAAGCCTGAAGTAAGCCCTGCCGCCTCGGAGGGATCATCAGCGGGCTCCGCTGCTTTGTGAAGGCCGGAAGCAAGCCCCGCTGCTTCAGGAAGGCCGGAAGCAAGCCCCAACACTTTTGGAGCATTACTAGTAGGCACCCCCACCTTGGGGGAATGATGAGTGGGCACCGTTACCTCGGGGCCTTTGCGAGCAGACCACGTTGCTCGCACCAACATCAGCGGGGGTTCCTGCACGCTGCGTATCAGCCTGTGACGCTCC
This genomic stretch from Cyprinus carpio isolate SPL01 chromosome B9, ASM1834038v1, whole genome shotgun sequence harbors:
- the mpc2b gene encoding mitochondrial pyruvate carrier 2: MAMMGLRASYHRILDRIEHVLPAKLRPIYNHPAGPKTVFFWAPMFKWGLVIAGFADMTRPAEKLSTSQSAVLTATGLIWSRYSLVIIPKNWNLFAVNFFVGGAGGSQLYRIWKYNREQKAKEKEAQA